The Saccopteryx leptura isolate mSacLep1 chromosome 2, mSacLep1_pri_phased_curated, whole genome shotgun sequence genome has a window encoding:
- the THBS3 gene encoding thrombospondin-3 isoform X4 produces METQELRGALALLLLCTFASAIQDLQVIDLLTVGESRQMVAVAEKIRAALLTAGDIYLLSTFRLPPKQGGVLFGLYSRQDNTRWLEASVVGKINKVLVRYQREDGKVHAVNLQQAGLADGRTHTALLRLQGPSRPSPALQLYVDCKLGDQHAGLPALAPIPPAEVDGLEIRTGQKAYLRMQGFMESMKMILGGSMARVGALSECPFQGDESIHSAVTNTLHSILGEQTKALVTQLTLFNQILVELRDDIRDQVKEMSLIRNTIMECQVCGFHEQRSHCSPNPCFRGVDCMEVYEYPGYRCGPCPPGLQGNGTHCTDINECAHADPCFPGSSCINTMPGFHCEACPQGYKGTRVSGVGIDYARASKQVCNDVDECNDGNNGGCDPNSICTNTVGSFKCGPCRLGFLGNQSQGCLPARTCHSPAHSPCHVHAHCLFERNGAVSCSCNVGWAGNGNVCGPDTDIDGYPDQALPCMDNNKHCKQDNCLLTPNSGQEDADNDGVGDQCDDDADGDGIKNVEDNCRLFPNKDQQNSDTDSFGDACDNCPNVPNNDQKDTDGNGEGDACDNDVDGDGIPNGLDNCPKVPNPLQTDRDEDGVGDACDSCPEMSNPTQMQTVTWWGMSVTPMKTGNGIGDVCEDDFDNDAVVDPLDVCPESAEVTLTDFRAYQTVVLDPEGDAQIDPNWVVLNQGMEIVQTMNSDPGLAVGYTAFNGVDFEGTFHVNTVTDDDYAGFLFSYQDSGRFYVVMWKQTEQTYWQATPFRAVAQPGLQLKAVTSVSGPGEHLRNALWHTGHTPDQVRLLWTDPRNVGWRDKTSYRWQLLHRPQVGYIRVKLYEGPQLVADSGVIIDTSMRGGRLGVFCFSQENIIWSNLQYRCNDTVPEDFEPFRRQLLQGRV; encoded by the exons ATGGAGACACAGGAACTTCGGGGGGCCCTGGCTCTTCTTCTCCTTTGCACTTTCGCATCTGCCATTCAGGACCTGCAGG TGATTGACCTGCTGACTGTGGGTGAGTCCCGGCAGATGGTAGCTGTGGCAGAGAAGATCCGGGCAGCCCTGCTTACTGCTGGGGACATCTACCTCTTGTCCACCTTCCGCCTGCCTCCTAAGCAGGGTGGTGTCCTCTTTGGCCTCTACTCTCGCCAAGACAACACACGATGGCTGGAGGCCTCTGTTGTGGGCAAGATCAACAAAG TGCTGGTGCGGTATCAGCGGGAGGATGGCAAAGTCCATGCAGTGAACCTACAGCAAGCAGGCCTGGCTGATGGGCGCACACACACAGCTCTCCTGCGACTTCAAGGTCCATCCCGCCCCAGTCCTGCCCTGCAGCTCTATGTGGACTGCAAACTGGGCGATCAGCATGCTGGTCTTCCAGCACTGGCCCCCATCCCTCCAGCGGAGGTTGATGGGCTGGAGATTAGGACTGGACAGAAGGCTTATTTGAGGATGCAG GGATTTATGGAATCTATGAAAATGATTCTGGGTGGGTCCATGGCCCGAGTAGGAGCCCTGAGTGAGTGTCCGTTCCAGGGGGATGAGTCCATCCACAGTGCAG TGACCAACACACTCCACTCCATCCTAG GGGAGCAAACCAAGGCACTGGTCACCCAACTCACCCTCTTCAACCAGATCCTGGTGGAGCTGCGGGATGATATCCGAGACCAG GTAAAGGAAATGTCCCTGATCCGAAACACCATCATGGAGTGTCAGGTGTGCG GCTTCCATGAGCAACGTTCCCACTGCAGCCCCAACCCCTGCTTCCGAGGCGTGGACTGCATGGAAGTGTACGAGTACCCTGGCTACCGCTGTGGGCCCTGCCCCCCTGGCCTGCAGGGCAACGGCACCCACTGCACTGACATCAATGAG TGTGCTCACGCTGACCCTTGTTTCCCTGGCTCAAGTTGCATCAACACCATGCCTGGCTTCCACTGTGAGGCTTGTCCTCAAGGCTACAAAGGCACACGGGTGTCTGGTGTGGGCATTGACTATGCCCGAGCCAGCAAACAG GTCTGCAATGATGTTGATGAATGTAATGATGGGAACAATGGTGGCTGTGACCCAAACTCCATCTGCACCAATACAGTG GGCTCTTTCAAGTGTGGTCCCTGTCGCCTGGGCTTCCTGGGCAACCAAAGCCAGGGCTGCCTCCCAGCCCGGACTTGCCACAGCCCAGCCCACAGTCCCTGCCATGTCCACGCACACTGTCTCTTTGAACGCAATGGTGCAGTGTCCTGCTCG TGTAACGTGGGCTGGGCCGGGAACGGGAACGTGTGTGGGCCTGACACAGACATCGATGGCTACCCGGATCAGGCACTACCCTGCATGGACAACAACAAACACTGCAAGCAG GACAACTGCCTTTTGACACCAAACTCTGGGCAGGAAGATGCTGATAATGACGGCGTGGGGGACCAGTGTGATGATGATGCTGATGGGGACGGGATCAAGAACGTTGAG GACAATTGCCGGCTGTTCCCCAACAAGGACCAGCAAAACTCAGATACAGATTCATTTGGTGATGCTTGTGACAACTGCCCCAACGTTCCCAACAATGACCAGAAGGACACAGATGGCAATGGGGAAGGGGATGCCTGTGACAACGACGTGGATGGGGATG GCATCCCCAATGGACTGGACAATTGCCCTAAAGTCCCCAACCCCCtgcagacagacagagatgaggatGGAGTGGGAGATGCTTGTGACAGCTGCCCTGAAATGAGCAATCCTACCCAG ATGCAGACAGTGACCTGGTGGGGGATGTCTGTGACACCAATGAAGACAG GCAATGGCATTGGTGATGTTTGTGAGGATGACTTTGACAATGATGCAGTGGTGGACCCCCTGGATGTGTGCCCTGAAAGTGCAGAGGTAACCCTCACAGATTTTCGGGCCTATCAGACCGTCGTCCTGGACCCTGAGGGGGATGCTCAGATTGACCCAAACTGGGTTGTGCTCAACCAG GGCATGGAAATCGTTCAGACCATGAACAGTGACCCCGGCCTGGCTGTTG GATATACAGCCTTCAACGGTGTGGACTTTGAAGGCACCTTCCATGTGAACACAGTGACCGATGATGACTATGCAGGCTTCCTCTTCAGCTACCAAGACAGTGGCCGCTTCTATGTGGTTATGTGGAAGCAGACAGAGCAGACGTACTGGCAGGCCACACCTTTTCGGGCTGTTGCCCAGCCTGGGCTGCAGCTCAAG GCAGTGACATCAGTGTCTGGCCCAGGTGAGCACCTCCGGAATGCCCTGTGGCATACTGGCCACACCCCTGACCAGGTACGACTGCTGTGGACTGACCCACGAAATGTGGGCTGGCGTGACAAGACCTCCTATCGCTGGCAGCTGCTGCATCGGCCTCAAGTGGGCTACATTcg AGTGAAGCTCTATGAGGGTCCCCAGCTAGTAGCGGATTCAGGGGTGATCATTGACACATCCATGCGAGGGGGCCGTCTTGGTGTATTCTgcttctcccaagaaaacattATTTGGTCCAATCTCCAGTACCGATGCAATG ACACAGTTCCCGAGGACTTTGAGCCATTTCGGCGGCAGCTGCTCCagggaagagtgtaa
- the THBS3 gene encoding thrombospondin-3 isoform X1 yields METQELRGALALLLLCTFASAIQDLQVIDLLTVGESRQMVAVAEKIRAALLTAGDIYLLSTFRLPPKQGGVLFGLYSRQDNTRWLEASVVGKINKVLVRYQREDGKVHAVNLQQAGLADGRTHTALLRLQGPSRPSPALQLYVDCKLGDQHAGLPALAPIPPAEVDGLEIRTGQKAYLRMQGFMESMKMILGGSMARVGALSECPFQGDESIHSAVTNTLHSILGEQTKALVTQLTLFNQILVELRDDIRDQVKEMSLIRNTIMECQVCGFHEQRSHCSPNPCFRGVDCMEVYEYPGYRCGPCPPGLQGNGTHCTDINECAHADPCFPGSSCINTMPGFHCEACPQGYKGTRVSGVGIDYARASKQVCNDVDECNDGNNGGCDPNSICTNTVGSFKCGPCRLGFLGNQSQGCLPARTCHSPAHSPCHVHAHCLFERNGAVSCSCNVGWAGNGNVCGPDTDIDGYPDQALPCMDNNKHCKQDNCLLTPNSGQEDADNDGVGDQCDDDADGDGIKNVEDNCRLFPNKDQQNSDTDSFGDACDNCPNVPNNDQKDTDGNGEGDACDNDVDGDGIPNGLDNCPKVPNPLQTDRDEDGVGDACDSCPEMSNPTQTDADSDLVGDVCDTNEDSDGDGHQDTKDNCPQLPNSSQLDSDNDGLGDECDGDDDNDGVPDYVPPGPDNCRLVPNPNQKDSDGNGIGDVCEDDFDNDAVVDPLDVCPESAEVTLTDFRAYQTVVLDPEGDAQIDPNWVVLNQGMEIVQTMNSDPGLAVGYTAFNGVDFEGTFHVNTVTDDDYAGFLFSYQDSGRFYVVMWKQTEQTYWQATPFRAVAQPGLQLKAVTSVSGPGEHLRNALWHTGHTPDQVRLLWTDPRNVGWRDKTSYRWQLLHRPQVGYIRVKLYEGPQLVADSGVIIDTSMRGGRLGVFCFSQENIIWSNLQYRCNDTVPEDFEPFRRQLLQGRV; encoded by the exons ATGGAGACACAGGAACTTCGGGGGGCCCTGGCTCTTCTTCTCCTTTGCACTTTCGCATCTGCCATTCAGGACCTGCAGG TGATTGACCTGCTGACTGTGGGTGAGTCCCGGCAGATGGTAGCTGTGGCAGAGAAGATCCGGGCAGCCCTGCTTACTGCTGGGGACATCTACCTCTTGTCCACCTTCCGCCTGCCTCCTAAGCAGGGTGGTGTCCTCTTTGGCCTCTACTCTCGCCAAGACAACACACGATGGCTGGAGGCCTCTGTTGTGGGCAAGATCAACAAAG TGCTGGTGCGGTATCAGCGGGAGGATGGCAAAGTCCATGCAGTGAACCTACAGCAAGCAGGCCTGGCTGATGGGCGCACACACACAGCTCTCCTGCGACTTCAAGGTCCATCCCGCCCCAGTCCTGCCCTGCAGCTCTATGTGGACTGCAAACTGGGCGATCAGCATGCTGGTCTTCCAGCACTGGCCCCCATCCCTCCAGCGGAGGTTGATGGGCTGGAGATTAGGACTGGACAGAAGGCTTATTTGAGGATGCAG GGATTTATGGAATCTATGAAAATGATTCTGGGTGGGTCCATGGCCCGAGTAGGAGCCCTGAGTGAGTGTCCGTTCCAGGGGGATGAGTCCATCCACAGTGCAG TGACCAACACACTCCACTCCATCCTAG GGGAGCAAACCAAGGCACTGGTCACCCAACTCACCCTCTTCAACCAGATCCTGGTGGAGCTGCGGGATGATATCCGAGACCAG GTAAAGGAAATGTCCCTGATCCGAAACACCATCATGGAGTGTCAGGTGTGCG GCTTCCATGAGCAACGTTCCCACTGCAGCCCCAACCCCTGCTTCCGAGGCGTGGACTGCATGGAAGTGTACGAGTACCCTGGCTACCGCTGTGGGCCCTGCCCCCCTGGCCTGCAGGGCAACGGCACCCACTGCACTGACATCAATGAG TGTGCTCACGCTGACCCTTGTTTCCCTGGCTCAAGTTGCATCAACACCATGCCTGGCTTCCACTGTGAGGCTTGTCCTCAAGGCTACAAAGGCACACGGGTGTCTGGTGTGGGCATTGACTATGCCCGAGCCAGCAAACAG GTCTGCAATGATGTTGATGAATGTAATGATGGGAACAATGGTGGCTGTGACCCAAACTCCATCTGCACCAATACAGTG GGCTCTTTCAAGTGTGGTCCCTGTCGCCTGGGCTTCCTGGGCAACCAAAGCCAGGGCTGCCTCCCAGCCCGGACTTGCCACAGCCCAGCCCACAGTCCCTGCCATGTCCACGCACACTGTCTCTTTGAACGCAATGGTGCAGTGTCCTGCTCG TGTAACGTGGGCTGGGCCGGGAACGGGAACGTGTGTGGGCCTGACACAGACATCGATGGCTACCCGGATCAGGCACTACCCTGCATGGACAACAACAAACACTGCAAGCAG GACAACTGCCTTTTGACACCAAACTCTGGGCAGGAAGATGCTGATAATGACGGCGTGGGGGACCAGTGTGATGATGATGCTGATGGGGACGGGATCAAGAACGTTGAG GACAATTGCCGGCTGTTCCCCAACAAGGACCAGCAAAACTCAGATACAGATTCATTTGGTGATGCTTGTGACAACTGCCCCAACGTTCCCAACAATGACCAGAAGGACACAGATGGCAATGGGGAAGGGGATGCCTGTGACAACGACGTGGATGGGGATG GCATCCCCAATGGACTGGACAATTGCCCTAAAGTCCCCAACCCCCtgcagacagacagagatgaggatGGAGTGGGAGATGCTTGTGACAGCTGCCCTGAAATGAGCAATCCTACCCAG ACAGATGCAGACAGTGACCTGGTGGGGGATGTCTGTGACACCAATGAAGACAG CGATGGAGATGGACACCAGGACACCAAGGACAACTGCCCACAGCTACCCAATAGTTCCCAGCTGGACTCAGACAATGATGGACTTGGAGATGAGTGTGATGGGGACGATGACAATGATGGTGTCCCAGATTACGTGCCTCCTGGTCCTGATAACTGTCGCCTGGTACCCAATCCCAATCAGAAGGACTCAGATG GCAATGGCATTGGTGATGTTTGTGAGGATGACTTTGACAATGATGCAGTGGTGGACCCCCTGGATGTGTGCCCTGAAAGTGCAGAGGTAACCCTCACAGATTTTCGGGCCTATCAGACCGTCGTCCTGGACCCTGAGGGGGATGCTCAGATTGACCCAAACTGGGTTGTGCTCAACCAG GGCATGGAAATCGTTCAGACCATGAACAGTGACCCCGGCCTGGCTGTTG GATATACAGCCTTCAACGGTGTGGACTTTGAAGGCACCTTCCATGTGAACACAGTGACCGATGATGACTATGCAGGCTTCCTCTTCAGCTACCAAGACAGTGGCCGCTTCTATGTGGTTATGTGGAAGCAGACAGAGCAGACGTACTGGCAGGCCACACCTTTTCGGGCTGTTGCCCAGCCTGGGCTGCAGCTCAAG GCAGTGACATCAGTGTCTGGCCCAGGTGAGCACCTCCGGAATGCCCTGTGGCATACTGGCCACACCCCTGACCAGGTACGACTGCTGTGGACTGACCCACGAAATGTGGGCTGGCGTGACAAGACCTCCTATCGCTGGCAGCTGCTGCATCGGCCTCAAGTGGGCTACATTcg AGTGAAGCTCTATGAGGGTCCCCAGCTAGTAGCGGATTCAGGGGTGATCATTGACACATCCATGCGAGGGGGCCGTCTTGGTGTATTCTgcttctcccaagaaaacattATTTGGTCCAATCTCCAGTACCGATGCAATG ACACAGTTCCCGAGGACTTTGAGCCATTTCGGCGGCAGCTGCTCCagggaagagtgtaa
- the THBS3 gene encoding thrombospondin-3 isoform X2, producing the protein METQELRGALALLLLCTFASAIQDLQVIDLLTVGESRQMVAVAEKIRAALLTAGDIYLLSTFRLPPKQGGVLFGLYSRQDNTRWLEASVVGKINKVLVRYQREDGKVHAVNLQQAGLADGRTHTALLRLQGPSRPSPALQLYVDCKLGDQHAGLPALAPIPPAEVDGLEIRTGQKAYLRMQGFMESMKMILGGSMARVGALSECPFQGDESIHSAVTNTLHSILGKGNVPDPKHHHGVSGFHEQRSHCSPNPCFRGVDCMEVYEYPGYRCGPCPPGLQGNGTHCTDINECAHADPCFPGSSCINTMPGFHCEACPQGYKGTRVSGVGIDYARASKQVCNDVDECNDGNNGGCDPNSICTNTVGSFKCGPCRLGFLGNQSQGCLPARTCHSPAHSPCHVHAHCLFERNGAVSCSCNVGWAGNGNVCGPDTDIDGYPDQALPCMDNNKHCKQDNCLLTPNSGQEDADNDGVGDQCDDDADGDGIKNVEDNCRLFPNKDQQNSDTDSFGDACDNCPNVPNNDQKDTDGNGEGDACDNDVDGDGIPNGLDNCPKVPNPLQTDRDEDGVGDACDSCPEMSNPTQTDADSDLVGDVCDTNEDSDGDGHQDTKDNCPQLPNSSQLDSDNDGLGDECDGDDDNDGVPDYVPPGPDNCRLVPNPNQKDSDGNGIGDVCEDDFDNDAVVDPLDVCPESAEVTLTDFRAYQTVVLDPEGDAQIDPNWVVLNQGMEIVQTMNSDPGLAVGYTAFNGVDFEGTFHVNTVTDDDYAGFLFSYQDSGRFYVVMWKQTEQTYWQATPFRAVAQPGLQLKAVTSVSGPGEHLRNALWHTGHTPDQVRLLWTDPRNVGWRDKTSYRWQLLHRPQVGYIRVKLYEGPQLVADSGVIIDTSMRGGRLGVFCFSQENIIWSNLQYRCNDTVPEDFEPFRRQLLQGRV; encoded by the exons ATGGAGACACAGGAACTTCGGGGGGCCCTGGCTCTTCTTCTCCTTTGCACTTTCGCATCTGCCATTCAGGACCTGCAGG TGATTGACCTGCTGACTGTGGGTGAGTCCCGGCAGATGGTAGCTGTGGCAGAGAAGATCCGGGCAGCCCTGCTTACTGCTGGGGACATCTACCTCTTGTCCACCTTCCGCCTGCCTCCTAAGCAGGGTGGTGTCCTCTTTGGCCTCTACTCTCGCCAAGACAACACACGATGGCTGGAGGCCTCTGTTGTGGGCAAGATCAACAAAG TGCTGGTGCGGTATCAGCGGGAGGATGGCAAAGTCCATGCAGTGAACCTACAGCAAGCAGGCCTGGCTGATGGGCGCACACACACAGCTCTCCTGCGACTTCAAGGTCCATCCCGCCCCAGTCCTGCCCTGCAGCTCTATGTGGACTGCAAACTGGGCGATCAGCATGCTGGTCTTCCAGCACTGGCCCCCATCCCTCCAGCGGAGGTTGATGGGCTGGAGATTAGGACTGGACAGAAGGCTTATTTGAGGATGCAG GGATTTATGGAATCTATGAAAATGATTCTGGGTGGGTCCATGGCCCGAGTAGGAGCCCTGAGTGAGTGTCCGTTCCAGGGGGATGAGTCCATCCACAGTGCAG TGACCAACACACTCCACTCCATCCTAG GTAAAGGAAATGTCCCTGATCCGAAACACCATCATGGAGTGTCAG GCTTCCATGAGCAACGTTCCCACTGCAGCCCCAACCCCTGCTTCCGAGGCGTGGACTGCATGGAAGTGTACGAGTACCCTGGCTACCGCTGTGGGCCCTGCCCCCCTGGCCTGCAGGGCAACGGCACCCACTGCACTGACATCAATGAG TGTGCTCACGCTGACCCTTGTTTCCCTGGCTCAAGTTGCATCAACACCATGCCTGGCTTCCACTGTGAGGCTTGTCCTCAAGGCTACAAAGGCACACGGGTGTCTGGTGTGGGCATTGACTATGCCCGAGCCAGCAAACAG GTCTGCAATGATGTTGATGAATGTAATGATGGGAACAATGGTGGCTGTGACCCAAACTCCATCTGCACCAATACAGTG GGCTCTTTCAAGTGTGGTCCCTGTCGCCTGGGCTTCCTGGGCAACCAAAGCCAGGGCTGCCTCCCAGCCCGGACTTGCCACAGCCCAGCCCACAGTCCCTGCCATGTCCACGCACACTGTCTCTTTGAACGCAATGGTGCAGTGTCCTGCTCG TGTAACGTGGGCTGGGCCGGGAACGGGAACGTGTGTGGGCCTGACACAGACATCGATGGCTACCCGGATCAGGCACTACCCTGCATGGACAACAACAAACACTGCAAGCAG GACAACTGCCTTTTGACACCAAACTCTGGGCAGGAAGATGCTGATAATGACGGCGTGGGGGACCAGTGTGATGATGATGCTGATGGGGACGGGATCAAGAACGTTGAG GACAATTGCCGGCTGTTCCCCAACAAGGACCAGCAAAACTCAGATACAGATTCATTTGGTGATGCTTGTGACAACTGCCCCAACGTTCCCAACAATGACCAGAAGGACACAGATGGCAATGGGGAAGGGGATGCCTGTGACAACGACGTGGATGGGGATG GCATCCCCAATGGACTGGACAATTGCCCTAAAGTCCCCAACCCCCtgcagacagacagagatgaggatGGAGTGGGAGATGCTTGTGACAGCTGCCCTGAAATGAGCAATCCTACCCAG ACAGATGCAGACAGTGACCTGGTGGGGGATGTCTGTGACACCAATGAAGACAG CGATGGAGATGGACACCAGGACACCAAGGACAACTGCCCACAGCTACCCAATAGTTCCCAGCTGGACTCAGACAATGATGGACTTGGAGATGAGTGTGATGGGGACGATGACAATGATGGTGTCCCAGATTACGTGCCTCCTGGTCCTGATAACTGTCGCCTGGTACCCAATCCCAATCAGAAGGACTCAGATG GCAATGGCATTGGTGATGTTTGTGAGGATGACTTTGACAATGATGCAGTGGTGGACCCCCTGGATGTGTGCCCTGAAAGTGCAGAGGTAACCCTCACAGATTTTCGGGCCTATCAGACCGTCGTCCTGGACCCTGAGGGGGATGCTCAGATTGACCCAAACTGGGTTGTGCTCAACCAG GGCATGGAAATCGTTCAGACCATGAACAGTGACCCCGGCCTGGCTGTTG GATATACAGCCTTCAACGGTGTGGACTTTGAAGGCACCTTCCATGTGAACACAGTGACCGATGATGACTATGCAGGCTTCCTCTTCAGCTACCAAGACAGTGGCCGCTTCTATGTGGTTATGTGGAAGCAGACAGAGCAGACGTACTGGCAGGCCACACCTTTTCGGGCTGTTGCCCAGCCTGGGCTGCAGCTCAAG GCAGTGACATCAGTGTCTGGCCCAGGTGAGCACCTCCGGAATGCCCTGTGGCATACTGGCCACACCCCTGACCAGGTACGACTGCTGTGGACTGACCCACGAAATGTGGGCTGGCGTGACAAGACCTCCTATCGCTGGCAGCTGCTGCATCGGCCTCAAGTGGGCTACATTcg AGTGAAGCTCTATGAGGGTCCCCAGCTAGTAGCGGATTCAGGGGTGATCATTGACACATCCATGCGAGGGGGCCGTCTTGGTGTATTCTgcttctcccaagaaaacattATTTGGTCCAATCTCCAGTACCGATGCAATG ACACAGTTCCCGAGGACTTTGAGCCATTTCGGCGGCAGCTGCTCCagggaagagtgtaa
- the THBS3 gene encoding thrombospondin-3 isoform X3, with protein MVAVAEKIRAALLTAGDIYLLSTFRLPPKQGGVLFGLYSRQDNTRWLEASVVGKINKVLVRYQREDGKVHAVNLQQAGLADGRTHTALLRLQGPSRPSPALQLYVDCKLGDQHAGLPALAPIPPAEVDGLEIRTGQKAYLRMQGFMESMKMILGGSMARVGALSECPFQGDESIHSAVTNTLHSILGEQTKALVTQLTLFNQILVELRDDIRDQVKEMSLIRNTIMECQVCGFHEQRSHCSPNPCFRGVDCMEVYEYPGYRCGPCPPGLQGNGTHCTDINECAHADPCFPGSSCINTMPGFHCEACPQGYKGTRVSGVGIDYARASKQVCNDVDECNDGNNGGCDPNSICTNTVGSFKCGPCRLGFLGNQSQGCLPARTCHSPAHSPCHVHAHCLFERNGAVSCSCNVGWAGNGNVCGPDTDIDGYPDQALPCMDNNKHCKQDNCLLTPNSGQEDADNDGVGDQCDDDADGDGIKNVEDNCRLFPNKDQQNSDTDSFGDACDNCPNVPNNDQKDTDGNGEGDACDNDVDGDGIPNGLDNCPKVPNPLQTDRDEDGVGDACDSCPEMSNPTQTDADSDLVGDVCDTNEDSDGDGHQDTKDNCPQLPNSSQLDSDNDGLGDECDGDDDNDGVPDYVPPGPDNCRLVPNPNQKDSDGNGIGDVCEDDFDNDAVVDPLDVCPESAEVTLTDFRAYQTVVLDPEGDAQIDPNWVVLNQGMEIVQTMNSDPGLAVGYTAFNGVDFEGTFHVNTVTDDDYAGFLFSYQDSGRFYVVMWKQTEQTYWQATPFRAVAQPGLQLKAVTSVSGPGEHLRNALWHTGHTPDQVRLLWTDPRNVGWRDKTSYRWQLLHRPQVGYIRVKLYEGPQLVADSGVIIDTSMRGGRLGVFCFSQENIIWSNLQYRCNDTVPEDFEPFRRQLLQGRV; from the exons ATGGTAGCTGTGGCAGAGAAGATCCGGGCAGCCCTGCTTACTGCTGGGGACATCTACCTCTTGTCCACCTTCCGCCTGCCTCCTAAGCAGGGTGGTGTCCTCTTTGGCCTCTACTCTCGCCAAGACAACACACGATGGCTGGAGGCCTCTGTTGTGGGCAAGATCAACAAAG TGCTGGTGCGGTATCAGCGGGAGGATGGCAAAGTCCATGCAGTGAACCTACAGCAAGCAGGCCTGGCTGATGGGCGCACACACACAGCTCTCCTGCGACTTCAAGGTCCATCCCGCCCCAGTCCTGCCCTGCAGCTCTATGTGGACTGCAAACTGGGCGATCAGCATGCTGGTCTTCCAGCACTGGCCCCCATCCCTCCAGCGGAGGTTGATGGGCTGGAGATTAGGACTGGACAGAAGGCTTATTTGAGGATGCAG GGATTTATGGAATCTATGAAAATGATTCTGGGTGGGTCCATGGCCCGAGTAGGAGCCCTGAGTGAGTGTCCGTTCCAGGGGGATGAGTCCATCCACAGTGCAG TGACCAACACACTCCACTCCATCCTAG GGGAGCAAACCAAGGCACTGGTCACCCAACTCACCCTCTTCAACCAGATCCTGGTGGAGCTGCGGGATGATATCCGAGACCAG GTAAAGGAAATGTCCCTGATCCGAAACACCATCATGGAGTGTCAGGTGTGCG GCTTCCATGAGCAACGTTCCCACTGCAGCCCCAACCCCTGCTTCCGAGGCGTGGACTGCATGGAAGTGTACGAGTACCCTGGCTACCGCTGTGGGCCCTGCCCCCCTGGCCTGCAGGGCAACGGCACCCACTGCACTGACATCAATGAG TGTGCTCACGCTGACCCTTGTTTCCCTGGCTCAAGTTGCATCAACACCATGCCTGGCTTCCACTGTGAGGCTTGTCCTCAAGGCTACAAAGGCACACGGGTGTCTGGTGTGGGCATTGACTATGCCCGAGCCAGCAAACAG GTCTGCAATGATGTTGATGAATGTAATGATGGGAACAATGGTGGCTGTGACCCAAACTCCATCTGCACCAATACAGTG GGCTCTTTCAAGTGTGGTCCCTGTCGCCTGGGCTTCCTGGGCAACCAAAGCCAGGGCTGCCTCCCAGCCCGGACTTGCCACAGCCCAGCCCACAGTCCCTGCCATGTCCACGCACACTGTCTCTTTGAACGCAATGGTGCAGTGTCCTGCTCG TGTAACGTGGGCTGGGCCGGGAACGGGAACGTGTGTGGGCCTGACACAGACATCGATGGCTACCCGGATCAGGCACTACCCTGCATGGACAACAACAAACACTGCAAGCAG GACAACTGCCTTTTGACACCAAACTCTGGGCAGGAAGATGCTGATAATGACGGCGTGGGGGACCAGTGTGATGATGATGCTGATGGGGACGGGATCAAGAACGTTGAG GACAATTGCCGGCTGTTCCCCAACAAGGACCAGCAAAACTCAGATACAGATTCATTTGGTGATGCTTGTGACAACTGCCCCAACGTTCCCAACAATGACCAGAAGGACACAGATGGCAATGGGGAAGGGGATGCCTGTGACAACGACGTGGATGGGGATG GCATCCCCAATGGACTGGACAATTGCCCTAAAGTCCCCAACCCCCtgcagacagacagagatgaggatGGAGTGGGAGATGCTTGTGACAGCTGCCCTGAAATGAGCAATCCTACCCAG ACAGATGCAGACAGTGACCTGGTGGGGGATGTCTGTGACACCAATGAAGACAG CGATGGAGATGGACACCAGGACACCAAGGACAACTGCCCACAGCTACCCAATAGTTCCCAGCTGGACTCAGACAATGATGGACTTGGAGATGAGTGTGATGGGGACGATGACAATGATGGTGTCCCAGATTACGTGCCTCCTGGTCCTGATAACTGTCGCCTGGTACCCAATCCCAATCAGAAGGACTCAGATG GCAATGGCATTGGTGATGTTTGTGAGGATGACTTTGACAATGATGCAGTGGTGGACCCCCTGGATGTGTGCCCTGAAAGTGCAGAGGTAACCCTCACAGATTTTCGGGCCTATCAGACCGTCGTCCTGGACCCTGAGGGGGATGCTCAGATTGACCCAAACTGGGTTGTGCTCAACCAG GGCATGGAAATCGTTCAGACCATGAACAGTGACCCCGGCCTGGCTGTTG GATATACAGCCTTCAACGGTGTGGACTTTGAAGGCACCTTCCATGTGAACACAGTGACCGATGATGACTATGCAGGCTTCCTCTTCAGCTACCAAGACAGTGGCCGCTTCTATGTGGTTATGTGGAAGCAGACAGAGCAGACGTACTGGCAGGCCACACCTTTTCGGGCTGTTGCCCAGCCTGGGCTGCAGCTCAAG GCAGTGACATCAGTGTCTGGCCCAGGTGAGCACCTCCGGAATGCCCTGTGGCATACTGGCCACACCCCTGACCAGGTACGACTGCTGTGGACTGACCCACGAAATGTGGGCTGGCGTGACAAGACCTCCTATCGCTGGCAGCTGCTGCATCGGCCTCAAGTGGGCTACATTcg AGTGAAGCTCTATGAGGGTCCCCAGCTAGTAGCGGATTCAGGGGTGATCATTGACACATCCATGCGAGGGGGCCGTCTTGGTGTATTCTgcttctcccaagaaaacattATTTGGTCCAATCTCCAGTACCGATGCAATG ACACAGTTCCCGAGGACTTTGAGCCATTTCGGCGGCAGCTGCTCCagggaagagtgtaa